From the Rhizobium brockwellii genome, one window contains:
- a CDS encoding amino acid synthesis family protein — MAIQIRKTGLQIETTLIEGGKAAAVPLKLFTAFAVVKNPWAGRGFVDDLKPEIHAGAPVLGELLTKMIIDAVGAGDAVEGYGKSAVVGLDGEIEHGSALIHTLRFGNFYRQAVGAKSYLAFCNTRGPANAPIMIPLMDKNDEGRRSHYLTIQTSIPDAPAADEIVVALGASIGGRPHHRIGDRYQDLKDLGQDVANPAGV, encoded by the coding sequence ATGGCCATTCAAATTCGCAAGACGGGACTGCAGATTGAAACCACGTTGATCGAAGGCGGCAAGGCCGCGGCGGTTCCGCTGAAGCTGTTTACCGCCTTCGCGGTCGTGAAGAATCCCTGGGCGGGTCGCGGCTTTGTCGACGACCTCAAGCCCGAAATTCACGCAGGCGCTCCGGTGCTCGGCGAGCTGCTGACCAAGATGATCATCGATGCTGTCGGGGCCGGCGATGCTGTCGAAGGATATGGAAAGTCCGCTGTCGTCGGTCTGGACGGCGAGATCGAACACGGGTCCGCGCTCATTCATACGCTGCGTTTCGGCAATTTTTATCGCCAGGCCGTCGGCGCCAAGTCCTATCTCGCCTTCTGCAACACACGCGGTCCGGCCAATGCGCCGATCATGATCCCGCTGATGGACAAGAATGATGAAGGCCGCCGTTCGCACTACCTGACCATCCAGACGTCGATCCCCGACGCGCCTGCCGCCGATGAGATCGTCGTGGCTCTCGGTGCTTCGATAGGCGGGCGCCCGCATCACCGCATCGGCGACCGCTACCAGGATCTGAAAGACCTGGGGCAGGACGTTGCCAATCCCGCGGGCGTTTGA
- a CDS encoding alpha/beta fold hydrolase, which produces MLTAGSTTRTAAATNAAGALPRKATASGTAYHEAGSGEPLVLIHGVGMRLEAWAPQIAFLSAGHRVIAVDMPGHGESAKLPAGSRLEEFVAWFGRFLDEMAIDTANVVGHSMGALVSGGAAATFGERISRVAYLNGVYRRDPEAKAAVLARAAAIPVSGVDKEGPLARWFGEDADSVTARELTRKWLNLVDPQGYAVAYAAFAGGDETYADGWKDVAGPALFLTGSDDPNSTPLMATQMAELAPRGYARIVEGHRHMVNLTAPDIVNSLLAEWLSFGEDER; this is translated from the coding sequence ATGCTGACAGCCGGATCGACCACACGCACCGCTGCAGCAACGAACGCCGCCGGTGCCTTGCCCCGAAAGGCGACGGCAAGCGGAACGGCCTATCATGAGGCCGGCAGCGGCGAGCCGTTGGTTCTCATTCATGGCGTCGGCATGCGGCTCGAGGCCTGGGCTCCGCAGATCGCATTCCTGTCTGCAGGCCATCGCGTCATCGCTGTCGATATGCCGGGACATGGCGAGAGCGCAAAGCTGCCGGCGGGCAGTCGGCTCGAGGAGTTCGTCGCCTGGTTCGGACGCTTTCTCGACGAGATGGCAATCGACACGGCAAATGTCGTCGGGCACTCGATGGGCGCACTGGTTTCAGGAGGGGCGGCCGCGACCTTTGGCGAGCGGATCAGCCGCGTCGCCTACCTCAACGGCGTCTACAGGCGTGATCCTGAAGCAAAGGCCGCCGTCCTTGCGCGCGCCGCGGCCATTCCGGTATCGGGCGTCGACAAGGAAGGCCCTCTGGCCCGTTGGTTCGGCGAAGATGCGGACAGCGTCACCGCGCGTGAATTGACGCGAAAGTGGCTGAACCTCGTCGATCCCCAAGGATATGCCGTCGCTTACGCCGCTTTCGCGGGAGGAGACGAGACCTATGCTGACGGCTGGAAAGACGTAGCTGGTCCGGCCCTGTTTCTGACGGGGTCCGATGATCCGAACTCGACGCCCTTGATGGCGACGCAAATGGCAGAGCTTGCGCCGCGGGGCTACGCCCGCATCGTCGAAGGGCATCGTCATATGGTGAACCTGACCGCGCCTGATATCGTCAATTCGCTGCTCGCTGAGTGGCTATCGTTCGGGGAGGATGAACGATGA
- a CDS encoding flavin reductase family protein — protein MKIQTVDPRALRDAFGAFPTGVTVVTACDGDGHPIGFTANSFTSVSLNPPLLLVCLAKTSRNFAIMTGAQHFAINVLSETQKDVSNTFARPVEDRFAAVEWARGSAGCPIFSNVAAWFECAMEEVIEAGDHVILMGRIEAFDNSGRNGLGYARGGYFTPTLASKAVSAASEGNMELAAVVERRGEVLLLGEDVLSLPSVDAHDGSPTEALQKYLETLTGLKVSIGFLYSVYEGKSDGKQHIVYHAVAGEGEPAGGRFLKPDALVAAKFKTSSTADIVSRFAMESSIGNFGVYFGDETGGTVHPIPAKDAKA, from the coding sequence ATGAAAATCCAGACTGTCGACCCAAGAGCACTGCGAGATGCATTCGGGGCTTTTCCGACCGGGGTGACTGTCGTCACCGCCTGCGACGGGGATGGACATCCGATCGGCTTCACGGCGAACTCCTTCACCTCGGTCTCGCTCAATCCACCGCTTCTCCTCGTCTGCCTTGCCAAGACGTCGCGCAATTTCGCCATCATGACCGGAGCGCAGCATTTTGCGATCAACGTGCTTTCGGAAACGCAGAAAGACGTGTCGAACACCTTTGCGCGACCGGTCGAGGATAGATTTGCGGCGGTCGAGTGGGCGAGGGGATCGGCAGGCTGCCCGATATTCTCGAACGTGGCGGCCTGGTTCGAATGCGCCATGGAAGAGGTCATCGAGGCTGGCGACCACGTCATCTTGATGGGTCGCATCGAAGCTTTCGACAATAGCGGCCGCAACGGTCTCGGCTATGCGCGTGGCGGTTACTTCACGCCGACGCTGGCAAGCAAGGCGGTGTCCGCGGCAAGCGAAGGCAATATGGAACTTGCAGCCGTCGTCGAACGTCGCGGGGAAGTTCTGCTGCTCGGCGAAGATGTGCTCTCCCTGCCCAGCGTCGACGCCCATGACGGCAGCCCGACCGAGGCACTGCAAAAATACCTGGAAACACTCACCGGGCTGAAGGTCAGCATCGGCTTTCTCTATTCGGTTTATGAGGGCAAGAGCGACGGCAAGCAGCACATTGTCTATCACGCCGTTGCCGGAGAGGGCGAGCCTGCCGGCGGCAGGTTCCTGAAGCCTGACGCATTGGTTGCGGCAAAGTTCAAGACCAGTTCGACAGCCGATATCGTCAGCCGTTTTGCGATGGAAAGTTCGATCGGCAATTTCGGCGTCTATTTCGGCGACGAGACCGGCGGCACTGTTCACCCAATTCCAGCCAAGGACGCAAAAGCATGA
- a CDS encoding LLM class flavin-dependent oxidoreductase, with amino-acid sequence MKFSLFVHMERLDASQSHKSLYEEFVALCEIADKGGMHAIWTGEHHGMDFTIAPNPFVTIADLARRTSRARLGTGTVIAPFWHPIKLAGEAAMADIICDGRLDIGIARGAYSFEYERLLPGLDAWGAGQRMRELIPAVKGIWAGDYAHDGEFFKFPSTTSAPKPLQQPNPPIWVAARDPNSHEFAVANGCNVQVTPLWQGDDEVQSLMERFNDACAKHPEIERPKIMLLRHTYVGSSEDDVAQAAHELSVYYNYFFAWFKNEKPITQGLIERIPDEQIRANAMLSDQVMRTNNVVGDAQTVIDRLKAYEVLGYDEYSFWIDTGMSFERKKASLERFITEVMPAFQE; translated from the coding sequence ATGAAATTCTCCCTCTTCGTCCATATGGAGCGGCTCGACGCCAGCCAAAGCCATAAGAGCCTCTACGAGGAATTCGTCGCGCTTTGCGAGATCGCCGACAAGGGCGGGATGCACGCGATCTGGACGGGTGAGCACCATGGCATGGATTTCACCATTGCGCCCAACCCGTTCGTGACCATTGCCGATCTGGCGCGGCGCACATCGCGGGCACGGCTTGGGACGGGAACGGTGATTGCACCCTTCTGGCATCCGATCAAACTCGCCGGCGAGGCCGCCATGGCCGACATCATCTGCGACGGAAGGCTGGATATCGGTATCGCGCGCGGGGCTTATTCCTTTGAATATGAACGTTTGCTGCCCGGCCTCGATGCCTGGGGTGCCGGCCAGCGCATGCGCGAGCTCATCCCGGCGGTCAAGGGCATATGGGCCGGCGACTACGCCCATGACGGGGAATTCTTCAAATTCCCTTCCACCACCTCGGCGCCGAAACCGCTGCAGCAGCCGAACCCACCCATCTGGGTGGCCGCGCGCGATCCGAACTCGCACGAATTTGCCGTCGCCAACGGCTGCAACGTTCAGGTCACGCCCCTCTGGCAGGGCGACGACGAGGTTCAGTCGTTGATGGAGCGCTTCAACGACGCCTGCGCCAAACATCCCGAGATCGAGCGGCCCAAGATCATGTTGCTGCGCCATACCTATGTCGGCTCGTCAGAAGACGATGTCGCCCAGGCCGCCCATGAGCTCAGCGTCTACTACAATTACTTCTTCGCCTGGTTCAAGAATGAGAAGCCGATTACCCAGGGTCTGATCGAGCGGATCCCGGACGAACAGATCAGAGCAAACGCCATGCTGTCGGACCAGGTCATGCGCACCAACAATGTCGTTGGCGACGCTCAGACCGTCATCGACCGGCTCAAGGCGTATGAAGTGCTCGGCTATGACGAATATTCCTTCTGGATCGACACCGGCATGAGCTTCGAGCGCAAGAAGGCGTCGCTCGAGCGTTTCATCACCGAGGTCATGCCGGCATTTCAGGAGTAA
- a CDS encoding aldehyde dehydrogenase, whose protein sequence is MRRFQHYIDGEFSDGEASYPSIDPASGAVWAEMPEAREGDVDRAVKAADRALYEGPWPKMTATQRGKLLYKLADLVAANAQVLAELETRDTGKIIRETSAQIAYVAEYYRYYAGIADKIEGAYLPIDKPDMDVWLRREPIGVVAMVVPWNSQLFLSAVKIGPALAAGCTMVVKASEDGPAPLLEFARLVHEAGFPAGVVNIITGFGASCGAALGRHPKVAHVAFTGGPETARHVVRNSAENLASTSLELGGKSPFIVFADADLESAANAQVAGIFAATGQSCVAGSRLIVERSIKDKFVALLREKAEAIRIGAPLDMATEVGPLATKRQQDNIGALVAKSIESGARLVTGGRKIDGDGYYFPPTILDCDGVASPSLIEEFFGPVLSVVSFETEAEALRLANDTRYGLASGVFTQNLTRAHRLMKGLRAGIVWVNTYRVVSPIAPFGGFSLSGHGREGGMAAALDYTRTKTIWLRTSDDPIPDPFVMR, encoded by the coding sequence ATGCGGCGTTTCCAGCACTATATCGACGGCGAATTTTCAGATGGCGAGGCCAGCTATCCGAGTATCGATCCCGCCTCCGGCGCGGTCTGGGCGGAGATGCCCGAAGCGCGCGAGGGCGATGTCGATCGGGCTGTAAAAGCTGCCGACAGGGCGCTTTACGAAGGCCCCTGGCCGAAAATGACGGCCACCCAACGCGGCAAGTTGCTTTACAAGCTGGCCGATCTGGTTGCCGCCAACGCGCAGGTCCTCGCGGAACTGGAGACGCGCGACACCGGCAAGATCATCCGCGAAACCTCGGCGCAGATCGCTTATGTCGCCGAATACTATCGCTACTATGCCGGAATCGCCGACAAGATCGAAGGCGCCTACCTGCCGATCGACAAACCTGACATGGATGTCTGGCTTCGCCGCGAGCCGATCGGCGTCGTTGCGATGGTCGTGCCGTGGAACAGCCAGCTTTTCCTGTCGGCGGTGAAGATCGGCCCGGCGCTGGCGGCCGGCTGCACGATGGTGGTCAAGGCCTCGGAAGACGGGCCGGCGCCGCTTCTCGAATTTGCGCGGCTCGTGCACGAGGCAGGCTTTCCCGCCGGCGTCGTCAATATCATCACCGGTTTCGGCGCCTCCTGCGGCGCCGCCCTCGGCCGGCACCCGAAGGTCGCCCACGTCGCTTTTACCGGCGGCCCTGAAACCGCCCGGCACGTCGTTCGCAACTCGGCCGAAAACCTCGCCTCCACCTCGCTTGAACTTGGCGGCAAGTCGCCGTTCATCGTCTTTGCCGACGCAGATCTCGAGAGCGCTGCCAACGCCCAGGTCGCCGGCATCTTCGCCGCGACAGGGCAGAGCTGCGTTGCCGGATCGCGCCTCATCGTCGAACGCAGCATCAAGGATAAATTCGTTGCCCTGCTGCGCGAGAAGGCGGAGGCAATCCGGATCGGCGCGCCGCTCGATATGGCGACCGAAGTCGGCCCGCTTGCCACCAAGCGCCAGCAGGACAATATCGGCGCCCTCGTCGCCAAGTCGATTGAAAGCGGCGCCCGCCTCGTCACGGGAGGGCGCAAGATCGACGGCGACGGCTATTATTTCCCGCCGACGATTCTCGACTGCGACGGTGTCGCCTCGCCGTCGCTGATCGAGGAATTCTTCGGGCCGGTCCTGTCCGTCGTGTCATTCGAGACGGAGGCCGAGGCGCTGCGGCTCGCCAACGATACCCGTTATGGCCTGGCTTCCGGCGTCTTCACCCAAAACCTGACCCGGGCGCACCGGCTGATGAAGGGGCTCCGTGCCGGGATCGTCTGGGTCAACACCTACCGCGTGGTATCACCGATCGCGCCGTTCGGCGGTTTCAGCCTGTCTGGCCATGGCAGGGAAGGCGGCATGGCCGCGGCGCTCGACTATACCCGCACAAAGACGATCTGGCTCAGGACATCGGACGATCCGATCCCCGATCCCTTCGTGATGAGGTAG
- a CDS encoding NIPSNAP family protein: MFYEIRTYRLKNGTIPQYLKVVEEEGIEIQKSHLGTLVGYFFSEIGTINEIVHIWAFASLDDREARRQRLLADPRWQAFLPKIRDLIEVAENKIMKPANFSPRSEAH, translated from the coding sequence ATGTTTTACGAGATCCGCACCTATCGGCTGAAGAACGGCACGATCCCGCAATATCTCAAGGTCGTCGAGGAAGAGGGGATCGAGATCCAGAAGAGCCATCTCGGCACGCTCGTCGGTTACTTCTTTTCGGAGATCGGGACGATCAACGAGATCGTTCACATCTGGGCCTTTGCGAGCCTGGACGACCGGGAGGCGAGGCGCCAGAGGCTTCTGGCCGATCCCCGGTGGCAGGCCTTTCTGCCCAAGATCCGCGATCTGATCGAAGTGGCGGAAAACAAGATTATGAAGCCAGCTAACTTTTCTCCCAGGAGCGAGGCGCACTGA